Proteins from a single region of Apium graveolens cultivar Ventura chromosome 7, ASM990537v1, whole genome shotgun sequence:
- the LOC141673472 gene encoding CENP-B homolog protein 2-like: protein MSSHHLKGVKKSAITDKIRSAICEYKKENPGVSQKDLQAWVHQKYDLDISQSTISNTLKRASEYLSDERKQSDVKKHKSAKYPELEKVLFEWFLQRQDKVNMSGEIIQEKGKELMKKMYGESNSDFSFSSGWLERFKARYGIKSYRRFGESGSVMMENIENALPGIRSKLDQFQLKDIYNMDETGLFYRLEADHSLATKQLEGRKKDKERITVVVCCNGDGSDKVPLWIIGKYANPRCFKNVNINNLNCVYRFNKKAWMTGLLFQEFVTWFDSKMNGRKVLLIVDNCPAHPKIVEGLRNTELFFLPPNTTSKIQPCDAGIIRAFKVHYRRRLYSSMLQSLEVNATNPEKVNILNAISFANMAWNIDVKTTTIANCFRHCKIRSEENDEQELGEINEGVEGLNEVISNLRYRNVMDVEHLLNYPNENDAVMESPTDEEIIESVMSTDEGTDPEPDDSNVIPSVSSKEAFQALTTLNNYLLQHEQNIPGVIFALHKVKDKINFGFGGKKKQATIDSYFNKN, encoded by the coding sequence ATGTCTTCGCATCATCTAAAAGGAGTGAAAAAATCAGCAATCACAGATAAGATAAGGAGTGCTATTTGTGAATATAAAAAGGAGAATCCAGGTGTAAGCCAGAAAGATTTACAAGCATGGGTACATCAAAAATATGACTTAGATATCAGTCAATCAACTATATCAAACACACTCAAGAGAGCCTCGGAATACTTGTCCGACGAGAGGAAACAAAGTGATGTCAAAAAACACAAATCAGCAAAATATCCAGAGTTAGAGAAAGTTTTGTTTGAGTGGTTTCTTCAAAGGCAAGATAAAGTTAATATGTCTGGAGAAATCATTCAAGAAAAAGGAAAGGAGCTAATGAAGAAAATGTATGGGGAAAGTAATTCCGATTTTAGCTTTTCCAGTGGATGGTTAGAACGTTTCAAGGCAAGATATGGAATCAAATCTTATCGGCGTTTTGGTGAAAGTGGTTCAGTGATGATGGAGAACATTGAAAATGCATTGCCAGGCATCCGATCAAAATTGGATCAATTTCAGTTGAAAGATATTTATAACATGGATGAAACGGGATTATTCTATCGACTTGAAGCTGACCATTCACTAGCTACCAAACAGCTAGAGGGCCGCAAAAAAGATAAAGAGAGAATCACTGTAGTTGTGTGTTGCAACGGTGATGGGTCTGACAAAGTTCCACTTTGGATCATTGGTAAGTACGCCAATCCTAGGTGCTTTAAAAATGTGAATATAAACAATCTTAATTGTGTGTATCGTTTTAACAAGAAAGCTTGGATGACTGGCTTGCTTTTTCAAGAATTTGTTACTTGGTTTGATAGTAAAATGAATGGCAGGAAGGTACTTTTGATTGTTGACAATTGTCCTGCTCATCCAAAAATAGTTGAAGGCTTGAGAAATACAGAGTTGTTCTTTCTACCTCCTAACACAACATCTAAGATTCAACCATGCGATGCTGGAATTATTCGAGCATTTAAAGTTCACTATCGGCGTCGTCTATATTCTAGCATGTTGCAAAGTCTTGAAGTTAATGCAACAAATCCTGAAAAAGTTAATATCTTGAATGCTATTAGTTTTGCTAACATGGCTTGGAATATTGATGTGAAAACAACCACAATTGCAAATTGTTTTCGGCATTGCAAGATTCGTTcagaagaaaatgatgaacaaGAACTTGGAGAAATAAATGAAGGTGTCGAAGGATTAAATGAAGTTATCTCTAATTTACGATATAGGAATGTGATGGATGTCGAGCATCTCTTAAACTATCCAAACGAGAATGATGCGGTTATGGAATCACCTACGGATGAAGAAATCATTGAGTCGGTAATGAGCACTGATGAAGGGACTGATCCTGAACCCGACGATAGCAATGTCATCCCAAGCGTGTCATCAAAGGAAGCATTTCAAGCACTCACCACTTTGAACAATTACTTGTTACAACACGAGCAAAACATACCAGGAGTTATTTTTGCTTTACATAAAGTCAAGGACAAGATTAATTTCGGCTTTGGTGGAAAGAAGAAACAAGCTACAATAGattcatattttaataagaattaa